The Schistocerca americana isolate TAMUIC-IGC-003095 chromosome 5, iqSchAmer2.1, whole genome shotgun sequence genome includes a window with the following:
- the LOC124616087 gene encoding uncharacterized protein LOC124616087 produces the protein MNDLFTVLDKVKELVSAKENSLKSQCLLIQDILNDMCSSVDEEKQKHIQFLSEQVKLLCSCEENYRFNPHFSVFCCILHSISPHAYKFLRSSGNLILPHPRTLQKICSSYTNGSHNEQNEGAMLLYIKERFKSLQESDCTISLMMDEIHIKPYFDYKGGNIVGAAFDSDEAATTAYVFMIQSLLSSFKEVVHVLPVRNLVAEQLFLYVKKILCGRYDIGFKVICVVSDNNAINRKSMALFSSPPKLSIVYPHPANPTKPLFFIIDSVHILKCIRNNWVNQKDSQVLLKYPQFDGSSDDCQVLMASFEALRQLHKIECNGLLKHSYSLSLKSLYPSSLEKQNVSLVWQIFNEYTAEAVSTVREQKNLLHYQTTAQFIKIMLTWWKIVNVKTVHKGVRLNYLFQCPLSLSNNNEKLVFFWKSFLCGSISGRT, from the coding sequence ATGAATGATTTGTTTACAGTATTAGACAAAGTGAAAGAGTTAGTCAGTGCaaaagaaaattcattaaaaagCCAGTGCCTTCTTATACAGGACATTTTAAATGACATGTGCAGTTCTGtagatgaagaaaaacagaaacacatTCAATTCTTAAGTGAGCAAGTTAAGTTGCTATGTAGCTGTGAGGAAAACTATAGGTTTAATCCtcacttttctgtattttgttgtattctgcattCTATCTCCCCTCATGCCTATAAATTTTTGAGGTCATCTGGCAATCTTATTCTTCCTCATCCAAGAACTTTACAGAAAATATGTTCCTCATATACTAATGGTtctcataatgaacaaaatgaaggtGCTATGCTCCTGTATATTAAGGAAAGATTTAAATCTTTGCAGGAAAGTGATTGTACCATTTCTTTAATGATGGATGAAATTCATATTAAACCTTATTTTGATTACAAGGGAGGAAACATTGTGGGGGCAGCATTTGATAGTGACGAGGCTGCTACTACAGCATATGTCTTTATGATACAatcattgctgtcttcttttaaGGAAGTAGTGCATGTCCTTCCAGTGAGAAACCTTGTAGCTGAACAGTTATTTTTGTATGTGAAGAAAATATTATGTGGCCGTTATGACATTGGTTTCAAAGTTATTTGTGTAGTTAGTGACAACAATGCTATAAATAGGAAATCTATGGCACTTTTTAGCTCACCTCCAAAACTCAGTATAGTTTACCCACATCCAGCTAATCCAACTAAGCCACTATTTTTTATAATTGATTCTGTCCACATCCTTAAGTGTATACGTAATAATTGGGTTAATCAAAAGGACTCTCAAGTTTTGCTCAAATATCCACAATTTGATGGAAGCAGTGATGATTGTCAGGTGTTAATGGCATCTTTTGAAGCGTTGAGGCAGCTTCATAAGATTGAATGTAATGGTCTACTTAAGCACTCTTATAGTCTTTCTTTGAAGTCTCTTTATCCATCTTCACTTGAGAAACAGAATGTGAGCCTTGTTTGGCAGATATTCAATGAATATACAGCTGAAGCCGTTTCAACTGTAAGAGAACAGAAAAACTTGTTACATTACCAGACCACTGCAcaatttattaaaattatgcttacatggtggaaaattgtaaatgttaagaCAGTTCACAAAGGTGTTCGACTAAATTATCTCTTCCAGTGCCCTCTGTCTTtaagtaataataatgaaaaattagtttttttttggaAAAGTTTCTTGTGTGGCTCAATAAGTGGAAGGACTTAG